A genome region from Chelonia mydas isolate rCheMyd1 chromosome 24, rCheMyd1.pri.v2, whole genome shotgun sequence includes the following:
- the BOLA1 gene encoding bolA-like protein 1, translated as MLPARLLRQALPRPAPSFGYSTAGPTMEEKPVESSIRAKLLQALQPVHLEVLNESSMHAVPRGSETHFKVVIASPCFAGLPLLQRHRLVNEILQAELAGPVHALSIQAKTPQQWEENQSMSQSPGCLGGSKHDPQMATKLGSQG; from the coding sequence ATGCTCCCCGCCCGCCTCCTTCGCCAAGCCCTCCCTCGGCCAGCCCCCAGCTTTGGGTACTCGACAGCTGGTCCCACCATGGAGGAGAAGCCAGTGGAGTCGTCCATTCGCGCCAAGCTCCTGCAGGCCCTGCAGCCGGTGCACCTGGAGGTGCTCAACGAGAGCTCCATGCACGCTGTGCCCCGGGGCTCCGAGACCCACTTCAAGGTGGTGATCGCCAGCCCGTGCTTCGCcggcctgcccctgctccagcgcCACCGGCTGGTGAATGAGATCCTCCAGGCGGAACTGGCCGGGCCCGTCCATGCCCTCTCCATCCAAGCCAAGACCCCCCAGCAGTGGGAAGAGAACCAGAGCATGAGCCAGAGTCCAGGGTGCCTCGGGGGATCCAAGCACGACCCGCAGATGGCAACCAAACTGGGCAGTCAGGGGTGA